In a single window of the Amycolatopsis sp. cg5 genome:
- a CDS encoding catechol 2,3-dioxygenase, whose product MPQPSPRHEIAHLGHVELFTPEPEKSLDFFVRVLGLTENGTDGDSVYLRTWDDYEHHSLKLTASTTSGVGRTALRASSEEALKRRVLALEERGLGIGWVDGDTGIGPTYLFRDPDGHELELYWETERYAPPEELRPALKNQAQAYPGRGVGVRRLDHVNYLAAEAATNGGFICDALGGRVTEQIMLDTGVIAGQWTHFAQKSYDLVYTNDRTGSSGRLHHIAFATDTREDILRAADIALDNNVHIETGPHKHAIQQTFFLYLYEPGGNRIELCNPTGRLIFAPDWQPITWTEAERAKGQAWGLKTIESFHTHGTPPLAT is encoded by the coding sequence ATGCCCCAGCCATCGCCCCGCCACGAGATCGCCCACCTAGGCCACGTCGAGCTCTTCACCCCCGAGCCCGAGAAGAGCCTCGACTTCTTCGTCCGCGTACTCGGCCTGACCGAGAACGGCACGGACGGCGACTCGGTCTATTTGCGCACCTGGGACGATTACGAGCACCACAGCCTGAAGCTCACCGCGTCCACCACGTCCGGTGTCGGCCGCACCGCACTCCGCGCTTCCAGCGAAGAGGCCCTCAAGCGTCGCGTGCTGGCATTGGAGGAACGCGGACTCGGCATCGGCTGGGTCGACGGCGACACGGGCATCGGCCCGACCTACCTGTTCCGCGACCCTGACGGCCACGAACTCGAGCTCTACTGGGAAACCGAGCGCTACGCCCCACCCGAGGAACTCCGCCCCGCACTCAAGAACCAGGCTCAGGCGTACCCCGGCCGCGGAGTCGGCGTCCGCCGCCTCGACCACGTCAACTACCTCGCCGCCGAGGCCGCGACCAACGGCGGCTTCATCTGCGACGCGCTCGGCGGCCGCGTCACCGAGCAGATCATGCTCGACACCGGAGTCATCGCGGGCCAGTGGACCCACTTCGCCCAGAAGTCCTACGACCTCGTCTACACCAACGACCGAACCGGTTCGAGCGGCCGCCTCCACCACATCGCCTTCGCCACCGACACCCGCGAAGACATCCTGCGCGCCGCCGACATCGCACTCGACAACAACGTCCACATCGAAACCGGCCCGCACAAACACGCCATCCAGCAGACCTTCTTCCTCTACCTCTACGAGCCCGGCGGCAACCGCATCGAGCTCTGCAACCCGACCGGCCGCCTCATCTTCGCCCCCGACTGGCAACCCATCACCTGGACCGAAGCCGAGCGCGCCAAAGGCCAAGCCTGGGGCCTGAAAACGATCGAGTCCTTCCACACCCACGGCACCCCACCCCTCGCCACCTAA
- a CDS encoding agmatine/peptidylarginine deiminase → MFESSLSRRSALRTLAAIGATAFGATACADTTATPATPLSSGPPPSAQPQAAAARMIGAEWDEHVRTLMSWPASNSIWKGDLAGARDDIAALAKAIAAHEPVVLMARPEHADDAQRACGNDVEVVPIPVDDLWARDTVPVFVGGSAAVDFNFNGWGTKQNPHDKDAAVAKTVLEKYEITRIETPLVAEGGSFETDGAGTLMATESSLVNDNRNPGKTRQQIEDELKRILGVRKVIWFAGVRGEDITDAHVDCLARFAAPGVVLLDKTAPGAPADVWSRAAAQAKTVLADATDANGKRIEVVDLPQPEDARGYDENSVISYCNFYVANKSVFMPRFGDAAADDRARGILAEHFPGREIVPVQIQTIASGGGGIHCSTHDQPR, encoded by the coding sequence TTGTTCGAATCGTCCCTGTCCCGCCGTTCCGCGCTGCGCACCCTGGCGGCCATCGGCGCGACCGCCTTCGGCGCCACTGCCTGCGCGGACACCACCGCAACGCCGGCGACCCCGCTGTCGTCAGGACCGCCGCCCTCCGCACAGCCGCAGGCCGCAGCCGCCCGGATGATCGGCGCCGAGTGGGACGAGCACGTCCGCACCCTGATGTCGTGGCCTGCGTCGAACTCGATCTGGAAGGGCGACCTCGCGGGCGCCCGCGACGACATCGCGGCACTGGCCAAGGCGATCGCCGCACACGAGCCCGTGGTGCTGATGGCCAGGCCGGAGCACGCCGACGACGCCCAGCGGGCCTGCGGGAACGACGTCGAGGTGGTCCCCATCCCGGTCGACGACCTGTGGGCGCGCGACACCGTCCCGGTGTTCGTCGGCGGCTCGGCCGCGGTCGACTTCAACTTCAACGGCTGGGGCACCAAGCAGAACCCCCACGACAAGGACGCGGCCGTCGCCAAGACCGTGCTGGAGAAGTACGAGATCACCAGGATCGAGACGCCCCTCGTCGCCGAGGGCGGCTCCTTCGAGACCGACGGCGCCGGCACGCTCATGGCGACCGAGAGCTCCCTCGTCAACGACAACCGCAACCCGGGCAAGACCCGCCAGCAGATCGAGGACGAGCTGAAGCGAATCCTGGGCGTCCGCAAGGTCATCTGGTTCGCGGGCGTCCGCGGCGAGGACATCACCGACGCCCACGTCGACTGCCTCGCCCGCTTCGCCGCACCCGGCGTAGTCCTGCTCGACAAGACCGCACCCGGCGCCCCCGCCGACGTCTGGTCCCGAGCCGCCGCGCAGGCGAAGACCGTCCTCGCCGACGCGACCGACGCGAACGGCAAGCGCATCGAGGTCGTCGACCTGCCCCAGCCCGAGGACGCCCGCGGCTACGACGAGAACAGCGTCATCTCGTACTGCAACTTCTACGTCGCGAACAAGTCCGTCTTCATGCCCCGCTTCGGCGACGCGGCCGCCGACGACCGGGCACGCGGCATCCTCGCCGAGCACTTCCCCGGCCGCGAGATCGTCCCGGTGCAGATCCAGACCATCGCGTCGGGCGGCGGCGGTATCCACTGCTCCACCCACGACCAGCCCCGATGA
- a CDS encoding amino acid adenylation domain-containing protein, whose protein sequence is MSETHVPLSFAQERLWVLAQTTGAGAAYNEAMAFRLRGPLDRARLASALDALVARHESLRTRIVDEDGEARQVIDAPDVGFALGNLGWQEPFDLSRGPLVRGRLVELSADDHELLIVVHHIVYDGWSKVLMLRELGELYAGAELPPLTWQYADYAHWQREWMAGDEPDAQAAYWAEQLAGAPPLLEIPADRPRPAEQDYRGDRVSMVLGEDLVSKLRTLAAEHDATLYSTVLTCWFVLLSRVTTDDDIVVGVPAANRRRGDVAGLVGFFVNTLALRLDLSGSPSGAELVKRVTTVLRDGLARVDLPFERVVEVTNPPRSPAHTPLFQTMVAWVRSTRGLLELPGIEAEPIELDGVPAKFDLALRLAEEDNRVVGHLEFATALFDRETVERYGRYLVHVIEQLAARPERDVAEFELMDAAERRALLTGWSAGAPAVVNPGGLVDRFDAQVLARPGEPALVCGGERLTYAELDRRANALAHGLIDRGVQADHVVGLYAGRSMELVVGMLGILKAGAAYLPLDPAQPDERLATMVADAALVLTAEKLPEFAADRFDSPGIGSARADLAYVIYTSGSTGRPKGVGVTHGSVLNLFDQWLAEFGATPGEATSAWSSIGFDASVHELLLPLTTGAVLHVVPDEVRGDPLILLDWMREHAVVQAFLPPAYVKWIDEDPGRLAGLSLRQVLTGVESLPEEALHRMRQALPGLRICFGYGPTEATLYATSYVDPGPRDRPCPSGRPLPGTRLYLLDARLEPVPPGVAGEVYLAGASLARGYLNRPDLTAERFVADPFVPGERMYRTGDLARWLPDGNAQYAGRGDDQIKLRGFRIEPGEVEAALRALPGVVEAAVLLDSDPAGEPRLAAGVAPRLGHDWRTLLAKRLPDYMIPAVVAELDRLPLNRNGKLDRAALLGQIGATAPGKVNTASPRDHVEMALHRIWQRLLIHPGIGITDNFFDVGGTSISAIKVAHAVREEFGTELPIQDIMRYPTIEALGARLRAGAGPATGGPIVFREGDGRQRVVCVHPAGGTAFCYLPLSAALPESAGVVGLQSPGLNAGETPVPTVEEMAEAYLDAIGPQDDVVLCGLSYGGLVAYEMGRLLARRGHARVSVVLLDSRAADGAVVEPVDAAEFREKLVRFNGMYPGIDDDQVDRYFRIYNHNRMTARDYRPEKSTARVVFMQADDDSGAAAFWRDRAGDGLRVEPVGCGHWEMLESAGLPRVTEVIEAELAWLREAR, encoded by the coding sequence TTGTCGGAAACACACGTACCCCTCTCGTTCGCGCAGGAACGGCTGTGGGTTCTGGCGCAGACCACCGGCGCGGGCGCCGCGTACAACGAGGCCATGGCGTTCCGCCTGCGTGGCCCGCTGGACCGGGCTCGGCTGGCTAGCGCGCTTGACGCGCTGGTCGCGCGGCACGAGTCGTTGCGGACCCGGATCGTCGACGAGGACGGCGAAGCGCGGCAGGTGATCGACGCGCCGGACGTCGGGTTCGCCCTCGGAAACCTGGGCTGGCAGGAGCCGTTCGACCTGAGTCGGGGTCCGCTGGTGCGGGGACGCTTGGTCGAGCTGAGCGCGGATGATCATGAATTGCTGATCGTGGTGCACCACATCGTCTACGACGGCTGGTCCAAGGTGCTCATGCTGCGCGAACTCGGTGAGCTTTACGCCGGCGCCGAGCTGCCGCCGCTGACCTGGCAGTACGCCGACTATGCCCACTGGCAGCGCGAGTGGATGGCCGGGGACGAGCCGGACGCGCAGGCCGCTTACTGGGCCGAACAGCTGGCGGGCGCGCCGCCGTTGCTGGAAATCCCGGCGGACCGGCCGCGGCCTGCCGAGCAGGATTATCGCGGCGACCGGGTGTCCATGGTGCTGGGTGAAGACCTCGTCTCCAAGCTCAGGACGCTCGCGGCCGAGCATGACGCGACGTTGTACTCCACGGTGCTGACCTGCTGGTTCGTGCTGCTCAGCCGGGTGACAACAGACGATGACATCGTTGTCGGCGTGCCTGCGGCGAATCGGCGCCGGGGTGACGTGGCCGGGTTGGTCGGCTTCTTCGTCAACACGCTGGCGTTGCGGCTCGATCTGTCCGGCTCGCCGAGCGGGGCCGAGCTGGTGAAGCGGGTCACCACCGTGCTGCGGGACGGCTTGGCGCGGGTCGACTTGCCGTTCGAGCGGGTTGTCGAGGTGACCAATCCGCCGCGCAGTCCGGCGCACACTCCGCTTTTCCAGACCATGGTCGCGTGGGTGCGCTCGACGCGTGGTCTGCTCGAACTGCCCGGTATCGAGGCCGAGCCGATCGAACTCGACGGTGTGCCCGCCAAGTTCGACCTGGCGTTGCGGCTGGCCGAGGAGGATAACCGGGTCGTCGGGCACCTCGAATTCGCGACCGCGTTGTTCGACCGGGAGACGGTCGAGCGGTACGGCCGCTACCTCGTGCACGTGATCGAGCAGCTGGCCGCCCGGCCCGAGCGGGACGTGGCCGAGTTCGAGTTGATGGACGCGGCCGAGCGGCGGGCGTTGCTGACCGGCTGGAGCGCCGGTGCGCCCGCTGTGGTGAATCCCGGTGGACTTGTCGACCGGTTCGACGCCCAAGTGCTGGCCCGGCCCGGGGAACCCGCGCTGGTCTGCGGCGGCGAACGGCTGACCTACGCCGAGCTGGATCGCCGGGCCAACGCGCTCGCGCACGGCTTGATCGATCGCGGTGTGCAAGCCGATCACGTGGTCGGCCTGTACGCGGGGCGGTCGATGGAACTAGTCGTCGGGATGCTGGGCATCCTCAAGGCGGGTGCCGCGTATCTGCCGCTCGATCCGGCTCAGCCCGATGAGCGGCTGGCGACGATGGTGGCCGATGCCGCGCTCGTGCTCACCGCCGAGAAGCTGCCCGAGTTCGCGGCCGATCGGTTCGACAGCCCCGGGATCGGCAGCGCGCGGGCCGACCTGGCGTACGTCATCTACACGTCGGGGTCGACCGGCAGGCCGAAGGGCGTGGGGGTGACGCACGGCAGCGTGCTGAACCTGTTCGACCAGTGGCTCGCCGAGTTCGGCGCGACGCCGGGTGAGGCGACGTCGGCCTGGTCGAGCATCGGCTTCGACGCCTCGGTGCACGAGCTGCTCCTGCCGCTCACGACCGGCGCCGTGCTGCACGTCGTTCCCGACGAGGTGCGTGGTGATCCGCTGATCCTGCTCGACTGGATGCGTGAACACGCTGTCGTGCAAGCGTTTCTGCCGCCCGCGTACGTGAAGTGGATCGACGAGGACCCGGGGCGGCTGGCCGGGCTCTCGCTGCGGCAGGTGCTGACGGGTGTCGAGTCGCTGCCCGAGGAAGCGCTTCACCGGATGCGGCAAGCACTTCCGGGCTTGCGGATCTGCTTCGGGTACGGGCCGACCGAAGCCACGCTGTACGCGACGTCCTATGTGGACCCTGGCCCGCGTGACCGGCCGTGCCCGAGCGGCAGGCCGCTGCCGGGTACCCGGCTCTACCTGCTCGACGCCCGGCTGGAGCCGGTGCCGCCCGGTGTGGCGGGCGAGGTCTATCTCGCGGGCGCGAGCCTGGCCCGTGGGTATCTGAACCGGCCGGACCTGACCGCCGAGCGGTTCGTGGCCGACCCGTTCGTGCCGGGTGAGCGGATGTACCGCACCGGTGACCTGGCCCGGTGGCTGCCTGACGGCAACGCGCAGTACGCGGGCCGCGGCGACGACCAGATCAAGCTGCGTGGTTTCCGGATCGAACCCGGCGAGGTGGAGGCGGCGCTACGGGCGCTGCCCGGCGTCGTCGAGGCCGCGGTGCTGCTGGACAGCGACCCGGCGGGCGAGCCTCGGCTGGCGGCGGGCGTCGCGCCGCGGCTGGGGCACGACTGGCGGACGCTGCTGGCCAAGCGGCTGCCGGACTACATGATCCCGGCCGTCGTGGCCGAACTCGACCGGCTTCCGTTGAACCGCAACGGGAAACTGGATCGCGCAGCGCTGCTCGGGCAGATCGGGGCGACCGCGCCGGGCAAGGTCAACACGGCCAGCCCGCGCGACCACGTCGAGATGGCGCTGCACCGCATCTGGCAGCGGCTGCTGATCCACCCCGGCATCGGTATCACGGACAACTTCTTCGACGTCGGCGGCACGTCGATCTCGGCCATCAAGGTCGCGCACGCCGTGCGCGAGGAGTTCGGGACCGAGCTGCCGATCCAGGACATCATGCGGTACCCGACGATCGAAGCACTCGGTGCGCGCCTGCGGGCCGGTGCCGGGCCTGCCACCGGTGGCCCGATCGTGTTCCGTGAGGGCGATGGACGGCAGCGCGTGGTCTGCGTTCATCCCGCGGGCGGTACCGCTTTCTGTTATCTGCCACTGAGTGCTGCGCTGCCGGAGTCGGCCGGGGTGGTCGGGCTGCAGTCGCCTGGGCTCAACGCGGGGGAGACCCCGGTTCCGACCGTCGAGGAGATGGCCGAGGCGTACCTCGACGCGATCGGTCCCCAAGACGACGTGGTCCTTTGTGGACTTTCGTACGGCGGCCTGGTCGCGTACGAGATGGGCAGGCTGCTCGCGCGGCGCGGGCACGCGCGAGTAAGCGTTGTCCTGCTGGACAGCCGGGCGGCCGACGGCGCGGTGGTCGAGCCGGTGGACGCGGCCGAGTTCCGCGAGAAACTGGTGCGCTTCAACGGGATGTACCCGGGTATCGACGACGACCAGGTCGACCGGTACTTCCGCATCTACAACCACAACCGGATGACCGCGCGGGACTACCGGCCCGAGAAGTCGACGGCGCGCGTGGTGTTCATGCAGGCGGACGACGACAGCGGCGCCGCGGCGTTCTGGCGTGACCGGGCCGGCGACGGCCTGCGGGTCGAGCCGGTGGGCTGCGGGCACTGGGAGATGTTGGAAAGCGCGGGGTTGCCGAGGGTGACCGAAGTGATCGAGGCCGAACTGGCTTGGCTGCGGGAGGCCCGATGA